AGTAGCAGTAAAGGAACAGCCGGTTTTTCCTGCTACAGTATTAATAAATCTTGTATTGGAAACACCAATAGCATTCATCATGTAGGGACTATTGGAGCTCTTGGCATAAACCCAAATCTTGCAATATTTCTGGTTGGGCACAGTCCAATTAATGGATTGCACTCCAGCCGGAGTATTGCCAATAGGGAAATTATAAGTAGATATGCTATTAGCGGGGTCATCGGCGTCACTGCAACCAGAATAAACTTCGTAATGGTTTATTTGGTTGATAGCGCCAGAAACATTGGACCAAGAAATGGTGACATTACTTCCCGGGGCAATATAACCTAATCCCTCTTTAGTGTTAGCATTATCTGTATAATTACCAACAGTAATACTGCCAATTTTTACCGTGCAGGGAACTTTGGTGGTAGTACCATTGTAGCAATCGTTGGTGCTAGTGGTTAAAGCATGGGCTTGTAACCCAAAAAGGCCTACAAAAGCGAGGCTTAAGGTTAAAACTAAGAGAATTTTTGTAATAGATTTTCTCATAAATAACATTTAAAGTTAAAGACTGTTTAAAGTTTATACACTATTATATTAACATTGATATTTATTATTGTCAATAGGCAAGAAGTGAATAATTGAAAATGCCCATTTATACCCAATAGCAGTTATTTAAAACCAATTTTTGCTAATACCTTATGCTATAATAAAAAGGCTTGACTTTTATAAATATCTATTATACTATAAAGCATATTAAGTGATTTGTCAATAGAAGCTTAAAAACCCTATTTTTAATTACTTTATTATGTTGTTAAAAGAAATCAGCGCCAAATACATTCGTTTAACAAAGAAATTTCTCTCAGACAAGGCTATTTCAACCTACGTTTTAATTTTCTTATTTACCGGCATTTTTCTTAATCTCAGCTGGTTTTATATTACCCAAACGAAGCTATTTGCCGATATTTCTGGCAACCTCATAGTAGAGATGACCAATCAAACTAGAATTAAGGAGGGCTTAAAACCACTTGCTGTGAACTCAGAACTCACTGCTGCCGCTGCGGCTAAAGCAGCCGACATGATTAAAGGCGGTTATTTTGCTCATTTCAGCCCTACCAACGTTTCCCCTTGGTTTTGGATAAAACAAAATGGTTATAATTACAAATATGCAGGAGAAAATCTCGCTATGAATTTTAGCGAGACGGACCAAGTTATGGACGGTTGGCTAAATTCTCCTTCTCACAAGGCCAATCTTCTCAACGCGCATTATGAAGATATTGGAGTGGCAGTCTTGAGCGGGCAAGTGAATGGCATGAACAGGGTAGTAGTAGTTCAGATGTTTGGCTCTCCTAAATCTGAATCTAGTAGTCTTGTTCCCAAAGCCTCTGCTGCCGAAACCACCACTACTACTAAAATTTCCTCTGCTAAAGTAACTACCACCATTGCTAAGCCGGTACCGACAACCAAAATCATCTCCACAAGCACGACTATTCTTGTGACTACCACCCAGCCTACGCTTGAAGCAACAACTACTGCAGGTCGTATTATCGGTCTAGAAACACCCCCTGAAAATACCCCTTCTTATTTATCAGAAGCGGCCTTAGCCAGTACTCTCAAATTTGGCATAATCCATAAAATTAATGCCACATTAATGGTTGCATTTTGGGCCCTTCTGGGGATGCTAGTTATTGGGATTTTGATGGAAAACTTTAATAACAAACAAAATGCTTTGGCTTTGCTTGGACGTCTGGTAACTATATTGGCTATTGCTTTAGCCTATACTTTTGTTAACCATGGCTTTTTATTTGAAACGCCAGCTATTATGAATATTTAGCATGGGTACACACAATAAGTTCATTGGGTTCAAATATATTTTATATTTTTTTTGCATTTTTTTCATTGGCGCTTTTCTCATCTTAAGCGGGCGTTCATTTTTCAGTTTGGTTGCTTATCAAATAAAAGACGTCTATCATTATTTTTTATTTGAAATCAACCGCCCCGTTAATTTGGCCCTCATTAATCCTAACAACTTAAACTCTTGGCAACTTTATAAAGCCGAGAACCGCGCTACTATTTTAAAAACTTACCTTACTCCATTAGAATCGCTTCCAAAGATGAGCCCTTCATTACCATCAGTCTCAAATCCTATTCAACTCGTGCAAACCTTTCTCCCGGAAATTTTTTCTTTGTCGACCACGTCCACTTCTCGTTTTACTACTAAAACAAGCATAGCCGTTACTACCACTCCCGCGTCTGGGCAGCAAAATCAGACTTCCTGGCAATCCTTAATTGCTAGGTATCCGAATAAAAATTTTGTCTTTATTCCCCAGTTTAATGTGCAAGCCCCCTTACTAACTCCCTCGTCTAAAAACCTCAGTCTAATTTACGATAATTTAAGAAAAGGAGTAGTTCTTTTTCCTGGCTCTGATAATCCCGGCAGCGGTTATTCTATTATTCTCGGGCACAGTTCTGCCTATCCTTGGGACCCGGGCGATTACCGCTCTGTCTTTTCTCTTCTCAATGAATTAAATTATGGCGACCCCTTCTTTGTTTATTATGAAGGGCATATTTATGCTTTCAAGGTTGTAGCTAAAAAAACGTTTATTCCTTTAAACAAAAACAATGGGCTAACGACCGAACAAGCCTTGCCGAAGAGGAATAAACCTACTGTGATTTTACAAAGTTGCTGGCCTTTAGGAGCCAGCACCAAAAGAATGGCAGTGCAAGGAGAATTAATTACCGAAGATTAAAAAATACTCCTCACGGAGTATTTTTTTATTTGGTATATTATTATTCAGTTAAAGAAAGTGTAGCGGTTATTTTTAATATTTGTCCTTGCCTCATAACGGTAAAAATTAATCTATCGCCAACGTCAAGGTGCTCCATCACTGATTCGGGAAGATTGTTTAAAGTTATTTTTTGGTTGTTTATAGCCAATATAATATCCCCCCTCTCTATACCGGCTCTGTCTGCCAAGCTGCCCTTCTCTAAATTATCTTCTTGGCTGTCACACTCGAAGGGAATGTAGGCGCCTACGCTTGTTTTAAAATTATGTTTTTTTTGCAGCTCCTCGTCAAGAAGGATGTATTTAAAACCCAGGGAACGTTTTATAAGCTTACCGTATTTTTGAAAATCGTGCCAGGCTCGGATAGCTTTATTGGAAGGAATAGCAAAGCCAATATTCTCTACGCCCATAATCGCTACTGCATTTATGCCAATAACATTGCCTTGCAAATCTATAAGCGGTCCGCCTGAATTTCCAGGGTTAATGGCGGCATCGGTTTGAATCAGCCCCTTAATTTTCTGAGTTTCGTTCTTGCCCAAGGTGTTGATGGTGTCCGCAGTAATATAGCGCGAGAGGCCGGAGATGATACCGCGAGAAACTGTGTTTTGAAATTCTCCCAAGGCGTTGCCTATTGCTACCACTGTCTGTCCTAACCGGACTCGGCTAGAATCGCCCAGCCACAGATAAGGAGTTTTTTGGGCATCTATTTTTAAAAAAGCCAAGTCATTTATTTCATCTATAGCTAGAATCTTAGCCGGATATTCACGGTTATTCCAAATAATAGTATATTCTGAGCTAGAATCGGAGACTACATGCCGATTAGTTAATACCGTTCCTCTTTGATCTATAAAAAATCCGGAGCAACCAGCTAATTTTACCATGCCATGTTCATCTATCTTTTCTTGTTTGCCTAAATAATTAAAAACAGGGGAATTGTATTGCAAAGCATTTTCACCCCACTCTTTTTCTATTAAAGAGATATGTTTGGTTACCAAAACTCCGACTACCGATGGGATAGATTTTTCCGCAGCCCTTATGGTTAACGAATATTCACTTCTCATAATTTATTCTTTGCAACAATCGATAGCTTTGGCTAATACCCTTCCCAAAGTCTCAAGAAAGTTTATTTTTTTAGGGCTATCTTTTTGGGAGGAGGGGATACTTTCTTGGGGAGTATCTTTAATAGCAGCGGCATTAAAATTACCGTCAGCTTGGGCTTTGACATCCTCGACACTAACTAATTGAAGATTCAGTCCCCAAAAAAGGGAATATAATTGATAGGCTTTTTTAAATAAATCTTGAGCTTGCCCCTTATCACCCTTGCCCAGAGCTTTGGTACCCACTTCTTCCAGACGCATAGTTCCAGCCAAGAGATGCTTGGAAATACACCAAATTTCTCCCTCTGGATTTTTGACGATTTTTTGCAATAACTCTTTGCGCATTTCACGCACTTGGTTAAGCAAATCTAAATATTTGGGATTTTCTGTCTTTTCGGCCGTGAAAAAAAGATGCTCTTCTATACTAATCAAATTCATGATGGCAATGCTCAAATCTTCATCAGACGATAAATCAAATTTTTGGTTATTTTGCACTTCGGAAATTTTTTTAACCAACTCTTTTATTTTTATATCTTCTTCCATAGTCCTAAAAATAAATTAAATTAGCGAGCGATTTTTAAAGCACCACAAAGAGGTGAACAATAAAGCAAGTAGCTAGTAATTAAAAGTAGCGTGAGAGGGATAATAACCTTTTGATAGGGGAATAAAGCCTTACCAGCCTTTTTAATCCTCAGAAGCTTATCTATAATTTGCGCCAAACCAAAAACAGCCAATCCCACAACCATGCCAACTAATAACTTGTCTACTCCCCAAATTTTCCTTAAGGGGTCGCCGATTATTTTAAAATAGTAAAGTGGCCAAATACCAAAGAGACCAACTAGCGCGAGACCGATGACATCTCTAATCAGTATTTGATTGGCAGTCTTATTTTTGCGAATTAAGGAGTTGTTATACCAAAGCAATCCTGCTAAAACCAAAGCGCCTAACCAGGTGCCAGTAATAAGGTCATCTATGCCTAACCAGCGAGATAGCCCTAAACCGGCCGCGATGGCGATAGTGCAAACAGGACACACGGCTTGGGCTGTGAGAGCAGTTAATGGTAACA
The window above is part of the Candidatus Paceibacterota bacterium genome. Proteins encoded here:
- a CDS encoding CAP domain-containing protein gives rise to the protein MLLKEISAKYIRLTKKFLSDKAISTYVLIFLFTGIFLNLSWFYITQTKLFADISGNLIVEMTNQTRIKEGLKPLAVNSELTAAAAAKAADMIKGGYFAHFSPTNVSPWFWIKQNGYNYKYAGENLAMNFSETDQVMDGWLNSPSHKANLLNAHYEDIGVAVLSGQVNGMNRVVVVQMFGSPKSESSSLVPKASAAETTTTTKISSAKVTTTIAKPVPTTKIISTSTTILVTTTQPTLEATTTAGRIIGLETPPENTPSYLSEAALASTLKFGIIHKINATLMVAFWALLGMLVIGILMENFNNKQNALALLGRLVTILAIALAYTFVNHGFLFETPAIMNI
- a CDS encoding sortase, whose amino-acid sequence is MGTHNKFIGFKYILYFFCIFFIGAFLILSGRSFFSLVAYQIKDVYHYFLFEINRPVNLALINPNNLNSWQLYKAENRATILKTYLTPLESLPKMSPSLPSVSNPIQLVQTFLPEIFSLSTTSTSRFTTKTSIAVTTTPASGQQNQTSWQSLIARYPNKNFVFIPQFNVQAPLLTPSSKNLSLIYDNLRKGVVLFPGSDNPGSGYSIILGHSSAYPWDPGDYRSVFSLLNELNYGDPFFVYYEGHIYAFKVVAKKTFIPLNKNNGLTTEQALPKRNKPTVILQSCWPLGASTKRMAVQGELITED
- a CDS encoding trypsin-like peptidase domain-containing protein, with amino-acid sequence MRSEYSLTIRAAEKSIPSVVGVLVTKHISLIEKEWGENALQYNSPVFNYLGKQEKIDEHGMVKLAGCSGFFIDQRGTVLTNRHVVSDSSSEYTIIWNNREYPAKILAIDEINDLAFLKIDAQKTPYLWLGDSSRVRLGQTVVAIGNALGEFQNTVSRGIISGLSRYITADTINTLGKNETQKIKGLIQTDAAINPGNSGGPLIDLQGNVIGINAVAIMGVENIGFAIPSNKAIRAWHDFQKYGKLIKRSLGFKYILLDEELQKKHNFKTSVGAYIPFECDSQEDNLEKGSLADRAGIERGDIILAINNQKITLNNLPESVMEHLDVGDRLIFTVMRQGQILKITATLSLTE